One part of the Macaca mulatta isolate MMU2019108-1 chromosome 6, T2T-MMU8v2.0, whole genome shotgun sequence genome encodes these proteins:
- the TNFAIP8 gene encoding tumor necrosis factor alpha-induced protein 8 isoform X1 — protein sequence MGFHYVAEAGVKLLGSSDPLTTLVYQSPGIAVATDVFNSKNLAVQAQKKILGKMVSKSIATTLIDDTSSEVLDELYRVTREYTQNKKEAEKIIKNLIKTVIKLAILYRNNQFNQDELALMEKFKKKVHQLAMTVVSFHQVDYTFDRNVLSRLLNECREMLHQIIQRHLTAKSHGRVNNVFDHFSDCDFLAALYNPFGNFKPHLQKLCDGINKMLDEENI from the exons atggggtttcactatgttgctgaggctggtgtcaaactcctgggctcaagcgatcctctcactaCCTTGGTCtaccaaagtcctgggattgcag tgGCCACAGATGTCTTTAATTCCAAAAACCTGGCCGTTCAGGCACAAAAGAAGATCTTGGGTAAAATGGTGTCCAAATCCATCGCCACCACCTTAATAGATGACACGAGTAGTGAGGTGCTGGATGAGCTCTACAGAGTGACCAGGGAGTACACCCAAAAcaagaaggaggcagagaagaTCATCAAGAACCTTATCAAGACGGTCATCAAGCTGGCCATTCTTTACAGGAATAATCAGTTTAATCAAGATGAGCTAGCACTGATGGAGAAATTTAAGAAGAAAGTTCATCAACTTGCTATGACCGTGGTCAGTTTCCACCAGGTGGATTATACCTTTGACCGGAATGTGTTATCCAGGCTGTTAAATGAATGCAGAGAGATGCTGCACCAAATCATTCAGCGTCACCTCACTGCCAAGTCACATGGACGGGTTAATAATGTCTTTGATCATTTTTCAGATTGTGACTTTTTGGCTGCCTTGTATAATCCTTTTGGGAATTTTAAACCTCACTTACAAAAACTATGTGATGGTATCAACAAAATGTTGGATGAAGAGAACATATGA
- the TNFAIP8 gene encoding tumor necrosis factor alpha-induced protein 8 isoform X5 produces the protein MATDVFNSKNLAVQAQKKILGKMVSKSIATTLIDDTSSEVLDELYRVTREYTQNKKEAEKIIKNLIKTVIKLAILYRNNQFNQDELALMEKFKKKVHQLAMTVVSFHQVDYTFDRNVLSRLLNECREMLHQIIQRHLTAKSHGRVNNVFDHFSDCDFLAALYNPFGNFKPHLQKLCDGINKMLDEENI, from the coding sequence tgGCCACAGATGTCTTTAATTCCAAAAACCTGGCCGTTCAGGCACAAAAGAAGATCTTGGGTAAAATGGTGTCCAAATCCATCGCCACCACCTTAATAGATGACACGAGTAGTGAGGTGCTGGATGAGCTCTACAGAGTGACCAGGGAGTACACCCAAAAcaagaaggaggcagagaagaTCATCAAGAACCTTATCAAGACGGTCATCAAGCTGGCCATTCTTTACAGGAATAATCAGTTTAATCAAGATGAGCTAGCACTGATGGAGAAATTTAAGAAGAAAGTTCATCAACTTGCTATGACCGTGGTCAGTTTCCACCAGGTGGATTATACCTTTGACCGGAATGTGTTATCCAGGCTGTTAAATGAATGCAGAGAGATGCTGCACCAAATCATTCAGCGTCACCTCACTGCCAAGTCACATGGACGGGTTAATAATGTCTTTGATCATTTTTCAGATTGTGACTTTTTGGCTGCCTTGTATAATCCTTTTGGGAATTTTAAACCTCACTTACAAAAACTATGTGATGGTATCAACAAAATGTTGGATGAAGAGAACATATGA
- the TNFAIP8 gene encoding tumor necrosis factor alpha-induced protein 8 isoform X4, translated as MHTHVATDVFNSKNLAVQAQKKILGKMVSKSIATTLIDDTSSEVLDELYRVTREYTQNKKEAEKIIKNLIKTVIKLAILYRNNQFNQDELALMEKFKKKVHQLAMTVVSFHQVDYTFDRNVLSRLLNECREMLHQIIQRHLTAKSHGRVNNVFDHFSDCDFLAALYNPFGNFKPHLQKLCDGINKMLDEENI; from the coding sequence tgGCCACAGATGTCTTTAATTCCAAAAACCTGGCCGTTCAGGCACAAAAGAAGATCTTGGGTAAAATGGTGTCCAAATCCATCGCCACCACCTTAATAGATGACACGAGTAGTGAGGTGCTGGATGAGCTCTACAGAGTGACCAGGGAGTACACCCAAAAcaagaaggaggcagagaagaTCATCAAGAACCTTATCAAGACGGTCATCAAGCTGGCCATTCTTTACAGGAATAATCAGTTTAATCAAGATGAGCTAGCACTGATGGAGAAATTTAAGAAGAAAGTTCATCAACTTGCTATGACCGTGGTCAGTTTCCACCAGGTGGATTATACCTTTGACCGGAATGTGTTATCCAGGCTGTTAAATGAATGCAGAGAGATGCTGCACCAAATCATTCAGCGTCACCTCACTGCCAAGTCACATGGACGGGTTAATAATGTCTTTGATCATTTTTCAGATTGTGACTTTTTGGCTGCCTTGTATAATCCTTTTGGGAATTTTAAACCTCACTTACAAAAACTATGTGATGGTATCAACAAAATGTTGGATGAAGAGAACATATGA
- the TNFAIP8 gene encoding tumor necrosis factor alpha-induced protein 8 isoform X3, producing the protein MLKLVATDVFNSKNLAVQAQKKILGKMVSKSIATTLIDDTSSEVLDELYRVTREYTQNKKEAEKIIKNLIKTVIKLAILYRNNQFNQDELALMEKFKKKVHQLAMTVVSFHQVDYTFDRNVLSRLLNECREMLHQIIQRHLTAKSHGRVNNVFDHFSDCDFLAALYNPFGNFKPHLQKLCDGINKMLDEENI; encoded by the coding sequence tgGCCACAGATGTCTTTAATTCCAAAAACCTGGCCGTTCAGGCACAAAAGAAGATCTTGGGTAAAATGGTGTCCAAATCCATCGCCACCACCTTAATAGATGACACGAGTAGTGAGGTGCTGGATGAGCTCTACAGAGTGACCAGGGAGTACACCCAAAAcaagaaggaggcagagaagaTCATCAAGAACCTTATCAAGACGGTCATCAAGCTGGCCATTCTTTACAGGAATAATCAGTTTAATCAAGATGAGCTAGCACTGATGGAGAAATTTAAGAAGAAAGTTCATCAACTTGCTATGACCGTGGTCAGTTTCCACCAGGTGGATTATACCTTTGACCGGAATGTGTTATCCAGGCTGTTAAATGAATGCAGAGAGATGCTGCACCAAATCATTCAGCGTCACCTCACTGCCAAGTCACATGGACGGGTTAATAATGTCTTTGATCATTTTTCAGATTGTGACTTTTTGGCTGCCTTGTATAATCCTTTTGGGAATTTTAAACCTCACTTACAAAAACTATGTGATGGTATCAACAAAATGTTGGATGAAGAGAACATATGA
- the TNFAIP8 gene encoding tumor necrosis factor alpha-induced protein 8 isoform X2 has protein sequence MGSTLFRRPVATDVFNSKNLAVQAQKKILGKMVSKSIATTLIDDTSSEVLDELYRVTREYTQNKKEAEKIIKNLIKTVIKLAILYRNNQFNQDELALMEKFKKKVHQLAMTVVSFHQVDYTFDRNVLSRLLNECREMLHQIIQRHLTAKSHGRVNNVFDHFSDCDFLAALYNPFGNFKPHLQKLCDGINKMLDEENI, from the coding sequence tgGCCACAGATGTCTTTAATTCCAAAAACCTGGCCGTTCAGGCACAAAAGAAGATCTTGGGTAAAATGGTGTCCAAATCCATCGCCACCACCTTAATAGATGACACGAGTAGTGAGGTGCTGGATGAGCTCTACAGAGTGACCAGGGAGTACACCCAAAAcaagaaggaggcagagaagaTCATCAAGAACCTTATCAAGACGGTCATCAAGCTGGCCATTCTTTACAGGAATAATCAGTTTAATCAAGATGAGCTAGCACTGATGGAGAAATTTAAGAAGAAAGTTCATCAACTTGCTATGACCGTGGTCAGTTTCCACCAGGTGGATTATACCTTTGACCGGAATGTGTTATCCAGGCTGTTAAATGAATGCAGAGAGATGCTGCACCAAATCATTCAGCGTCACCTCACTGCCAAGTCACATGGACGGGTTAATAATGTCTTTGATCATTTTTCAGATTGTGACTTTTTGGCTGCCTTGTATAATCCTTTTGGGAATTTTAAACCTCACTTACAAAAACTATGTGATGGTATCAACAAAATGTTGGATGAAGAGAACATATGA
- the TNFAIP8 gene encoding tumor necrosis factor alpha-induced protein 8 yields MHSEAEEFKEVATDVFNSKNLAVQAQKKILGKMVSKSIATTLIDDTSSEVLDELYRVTREYTQNKKEAEKIIKNLIKTVIKLAILYRNNQFNQDELALMEKFKKKVHQLAMTVVSFHQVDYTFDRNVLSRLLNECREMLHQIIQRHLTAKSHGRVNNVFDHFSDCDFLAALYNPFGNFKPHLQKLCDGINKMLDEENI; encoded by the coding sequence tgGCCACAGATGTCTTTAATTCCAAAAACCTGGCCGTTCAGGCACAAAAGAAGATCTTGGGTAAAATGGTGTCCAAATCCATCGCCACCACCTTAATAGATGACACGAGTAGTGAGGTGCTGGATGAGCTCTACAGAGTGACCAGGGAGTACACCCAAAAcaagaaggaggcagagaagaTCATCAAGAACCTTATCAAGACGGTCATCAAGCTGGCCATTCTTTACAGGAATAATCAGTTTAATCAAGATGAGCTAGCACTGATGGAGAAATTTAAGAAGAAAGTTCATCAACTTGCTATGACCGTGGTCAGTTTCCACCAGGTGGATTATACCTTTGACCGGAATGTGTTATCCAGGCTGTTAAATGAATGCAGAGAGATGCTGCACCAAATCATTCAGCGTCACCTCACTGCCAAGTCACATGGACGGGTTAATAATGTCTTTGATCATTTTTCAGATTGTGACTTTTTGGCTGCCTTGTATAATCCTTTTGGGAATTTTAAACCTCACTTACAAAAACTATGTGATGGTATCAACAAAATGTTGGATGAAGAGAACATATGA